In Chthoniobacterales bacterium, the genomic stretch GTCGCGAGCGACGCGAACAGAAGAAGATGAAGGAAAGCCTCGCGGGGTCCCGCGGAAGCACGGCATTTGGGCACGGGCAGCGGAAGCCCGGCATCGATGTAGTAGTCCAACGCCTCGTGGATTTCGCGCTCCGGCCAACCGGCGGAACGCAAACCTCGGGCCACGTCGTCTCTCGAGGCGCCACGGGCAAGGCAGTCGCCGACGAACATCTGGAGTTCTCTTTCAGCCACGAGGCTAATTACACGGGGGTCCGCGGAATGATGCAAGCCTCGCCCCTCGCGAGGGAGGCCTGATGAGAAACTCAGGAGCTGGCTTTTTGCAGCGCACTCCGCATGACATCCAACGGTGCGGTGCGGTTGAGCCAAATCTCGAGCGAAAGCGCGCCCTGGTGCAGAAGCATCGAAAGGCCGTTGGCCGTGCGGGCGCCGGCCGACCTTGCGTCTTCGAGCAGGCGTGTGACCGCGGGGCGGTAGATCATATCGAAGACCATGAGGTCCGGGGTGATCAGCGCCGCCGGGATCAGGCGCGGGTCGGTGCGCTTCATTCCCAGCGATGTTGCATTGATCACAAGATCGGTGCGGCCGAGTTGTGCTTGCAGCGCGGAGCCGTCCAAGGAAATTACCGTCACCAGATCCTCGGGGCCTTCGAGGCGGTCCGTGTGCAAGAGGGCGAATGCTTTCTTGGCCACGGCTTGTGCTTTCGCTGCCGTGCGATTAACCAGCACCAAGCGCGGACACTTTTCCAATGCGCATTGCAGGGTTGCAGCGGAGCCGGCCCCGCCGCCGGCACCAAGGATCATGACGCGCAGGTCTTTCAAATCCATCCCGAACGATTCGCGGATGGCCCGCACGAGACCCTGTCCATCGGTGTTGAAGCCGACGGTGCGGTCAGCGTCGAACAGCAAGGTGTTGACCGCGCCCAGTTGGCGGG encodes the following:
- the aroE gene encoding shikimate dehydrogenase translates to MTNLQQTTFNIDDLRARAEGGGSMSPAVRLGVLGCPVAHSLSPAMHNAALEALGSDARYAKIECAPEQLATAIDLARRAGFIGLNLTIPHKFEALKLCSELDETARQLGAVNTLLFDADRTVGFNTDGQGLVRAIRESFGMDLKDLRVMILGAGGGAGSAATLQCALEKCPRLVLVNRTAAKAQAVAKKAFALLHTDRLEGPEDLVTVISLDGSALQAQLGRTDLVINATSLGMKRTDPRLIPAALITPDLMVFDMIYRPAVTRLLEDARSAGARTANGLSMLLHQGALSLEIWLNRTAPLDVMRSALQKASS